The genomic region GATGCCGCGCGGACCGTAGGCGTTCACGCCGCCGATGACGGCCAGGAAGATGAAGAGCACGGGCATCTGGCTCGAACCCCTCATGAAGTAGGGGCGCAGGAAGGTGTCGATGTGCGTGACCAGGATCAGGTACCAGGCGGAGAGGAAGACGCAGGCTTCCCAGCGGCCGATGAGCAGCAGCCAGATGGCCATGGGCACCCAGATGAGACCGGTTCCGACCACCGGGATGAGCGAGGAGAACGCCACCATGGTGCCCCAGAAGAGGCCGGGCACGCCCACCAGGGCCAGGCCCACGCCCCCCACCAATCCCTGCAGCAGGGCCACGAGCAGGCCGCCCACGAGCACCGCCTTTCCGACCTTGCGCAGGCGCAGAAACACGGCTTCCACCTGCTCGTTGCGCATGGGCACCAGGGAGACGAGCTTGTCGAGCCAGGCCCGCCCGTCCTTCAGCAGGTAGAAGAGGAAGAAGATCATCAGGGCGAAGTGGATCAGGAAGACCACCGCGTTGCCCAGGAACATCGTGCTCAGCGAGAGGAGCCGCTGCCCGAAGGCCTGGGTGATGCCGAGCAGACGGGCGGGGATGTCGTACTGGGAGAGGTCCACGAAGGGGACGGCGGCCTGGAGGCGGGCCAGCCAGGCCGAGGCGGCCTCGTTCTGGATGAGCGTCTTCAGGTCGTGCGTCTTGAGCCAGGTGGTGATCTCGGTCACGGCCTCCCTGCCCTGGCCGATCATGCCGCCGAAGAAGACCACGGCCGGGACGAGGATGCAGACCGCGATGAGCAGGGCCACGAGCAGGGCGGCGATGGTCTCGCGGCCGCCCAGGCGGGGCAGGACCCTGTTGTACAGCGGCTTGAAGATTGCCGCGAGCACGATGGCGAAGATGATGGTGTCCAGGAAGGGCGAGAAGATGCCGTAGATGAGCCACAGGCCGACCAGCAGCAGGATGAGCGGGAACCAAGCGTAGAAGGCCTCGGCCTTCTTGCTTTTGACCAGCAGCTCTCGCAGCCGTTTCATGTCCGATTCCTTTCGCATGGGGTCTCGTATTCCTTTCCTATCCCGTTCGAATCCGCGGAGCAAGGCGCGATCAATCCGGGCGGAGGTCCTTCAGGTGCACCTCGATGGTCGGTACGCCGCTCCAGGTGTCGATGCGCGGCACGAAGGCCACGCGCACTTCCTTGCCCGAGATGCTGCGCGGCAGGATCGGCGCCATGCGCCAGGCCTTGGCCCGCATGGCAAGACCGGACGTGGGCTCGCGCAGGAGCAGCTTCACGTGGGAGCGGTCGCGGCCGAAAAGATCGTAGCCCTCGACGACCACGCGCTCGGAGGCGAAGACCGGTTCTGGATTCCCCGGACCGAGCGGTTCGAGCATCGCCAGCTCGCGCAGGAGGGTGTGCGTGATCTCGGAGAAGGGGAGCATGGCGTCCAGCGTGAGGCCGGGCTGCAGCGGGGCGGTACCTATCTGGCCGACGACGGCGGCGTCGAAGGCGTCGCGCAGGGCGTCCAGGCGTTCCATGGGCAGGTGCAGCCCGGCGGCCTGGCGGTGTCCGCCGAAATGCGAGAGCAGCTCCGCGCAGTCGGAGAGCCCGCGGTGCAGGTCGAATTCCTGGATGCTCCGGCCCGAGCCCTTGAAGGCGTCATCCTCGCGCGTCAGGACCAGGGTGGGCTTGTAGAAGCGGTCCGCCAGGCGGGAGGCGACGATGCCGATGACCCCGGGGTGCCAGTCCTCGCCCGCGACAACCAGGGCGGGCCTGTGCGCCAAGCCTCCGGCCTGGGCGTAGGCGGCCTCGAAGATGTCCTCCTCCTCGCTCCTCCGCTCGCGGTTCATGACGTCCAGCTTCTGGGCCAATGGCCGGGCCTCGGCCTTGTCGCGGGCCAGGAGCAGGGCCAGGGCGTCCCCGGCCTGTCCCAGGCGTCCGGCGGCGTTGATGCGCGGCGCGAGCCCGAAGACCACCTGGCCCGCGTCGAGCGTTGCCGTGGGGTTGAAGCCCGCGGCCTCCTTGAGGGCGAAGATGCCGGGACGCTTGGCGTCCTTGAGCACGAGCAGGCCGTTTTTCACCAGGATGCGGTTCTGCGGCGAGAGCTCGACGATGTCGGCCAGGGTGCCGAGCGCCACCAGGTCGAGCAGCTCCCGCATGTCCGCGGGCTCGCCCGGCAGGAGGCGGTTCAGCGCCGCCATGAGCAGGAAGGCCACGCCCACGCCCGCGAGATGGGCGCAGGGGCAGTCGCAGAGCCTCGGATCGCAGACCGCGTCCGCCTCGGGCAGCGTCTCGGGCGGCAGGTGGTGGTCGCTGACCACCACCGTCATGCCGAGTTCGCGCGCCCTGGCCACCTCGGCTTCGGCCGAGATGCCGCAGTCCACGGTCAGGAGCAGCCCCACGCCCTCGGCCGCCAGGCGCTCGATGTTCTCCGTGTTCAGGCCGTAGCCCTCGGTCCTGCGATCCGGGATGTGGTGGCGGGCGGCTATGCCTCGTGCGCGCAGAAATTCGAGCACCAGCGCGGTGCTGGTCACGCCGTCCACGTCGTAGTCGCCCCAGACGCAGAGCGTCCTGCCCTCGCCGAGGCCCTGCGCCAGCACCTTCGCCGCCTCGGTCATGCCGGGGTAGGATTCCGGGGGGGACAGATGGCGCAGGCCGGGGTTGAGGAAGACGTCCATGGCGTCGGCCGTGGGCAGGCCCCTCGAGCGCAGCAGGCGCACCAGGAAGGGCGAGACGCCGAGCTGGGCGGCGACGGAAAGGTCCTCGGCAGGGGCGGGCGGGGGCGCATCCCTGAATTTCCAGCGCTTGGAGGGCAACATCTCAGTGCATGACCTCGGAGATGAACTGATCGATGCCCTCGTCTGCCGCGGCATCCCGCGCCAGCTCCTGTGAGCGGTCGAAGGGCAGGCCGAGGTGCTCGGACAGGGCGTCGGCGGCCTTCTCCGGCACCGGTTCGCCGCCGCTCTCGAGGTTGACCAGCATGTCCGCCAGACAGAGGAACAGGGCCTGCTGCCGGTAGTCCGGCGCAGCCAGGGGGGAGTGGTGCCAGTTGATCGGCTCGTGCAGATCGGGCGGCAGATCCCAGGACTTGAGCACGAGCGCTCCGACCACGCCGTGCTCGAGGCCCCAGTAGGCGTCCTCGGCCTTGCGGTAGGGGATGCCCCGTTCCTGGCGCAGCCGCTCGATTGCCAGCCAGTCACCCGGGGCGTGCATGGCCACGATCAACTTGCCCAGGTCGTGCAGCAGGCCAGCGGTGAAGAGGTTGTCCCTCTCCGGCCGTCCCGCCTCCGCGGCCAGCTGGAAGGCGGTCTGCCCCACGGTGAGCTGGTGCCGCCAGTAGGCCAGGAGGTCGAGCTCCTCGGGCAGGGTGTAGCCCTTGAGCATGCCGTGCACGCCCACGGCCATGACGATGTTGCGGATGTCCTTGATGCCCAGCACCGTGGCCGCGCGATGCACGGAGGTCACCTGGGACTGCAGGCCGTAGAAGGCGGAGTTGGCCACGGCCAGAAGGCGCGTGGTCAGTCCCTGGTCCGGGGCGATTGTCTCGGCGATGTCGTGCAGCGAGGCGGTGGATTCCTGGCCGGTCTGGGAAAAGAGACGCTGCAGGATCTTGGGGGAGAAGGGCAGGTCGTGGTGGACCCCCGCGAGCTGGCGCAGGAACTGCTGTCCGCGTTCGAGACTCATGGCGTGCCTCGCGGCCCTCCTAGAACTTGGGCAGGTTCAGGGTCATGCTTCCGGAGGCCTTGCCGCCGGACTCCGCCGTGTCCGCGCCGCTTTCGGCCGCGGGGCCGCCCTTGTCCATTGCCGCCTTGGGGCCGTCCGCCTTCGGAGCGGCCTTGGCCCGTCCGCGTCCCTTGTCCGCGCCTTTGTCGCGCGCGCGCTCCTTCACCTCGCCCGAGTCGGAGATGTATCCCCGGCGCACCAGGAAGTTCCAGAACTGCCTGGCGTCGTCGCTGCCGGGGTTCATCTCGAGCGCCCGGCGCAGATGGTCCGCGCAGCTCTTCATGTCGCCCTTCTCGTAATAGGCCCGGGCGATGTTGATCCAGAGATGGTCGTCCTCCTGCGTCAGCTCGATGGCGCGGCGGTAGTACTGCACCGCCTGGTCGTACATCTGGCTCTTGCGCAGGTTGATGCCGAAGTCGTTGAAAAGGTGCTTGTGCTCGCTGCCGAAGGCGGCGTCGAGCTTGACCAGGCGCTCGAAGATGTCGTTGGCCTTGTTCTTCTCGCCGCGGTCCATGTAGGTCAGGCCGAGGCCGAAGTTGGCGCGCACGTTCTCCTCGTCCACCTTGAGCGCGTGGCTGAACTCGAACTCCGCGCTGTAGAGCTCGCCGCTCTCACGGTGCTTCTCGCCGCGCGAGATGGTCCCGGAGAGTTCCTGCATCTTGGGAAAGACGGTGGAGACGTAGAACTCCGGCTCGGGAGAGAACTTCTGGAGGAACTCCTCCTTGGGCACCTGACGCTTGGGGCCCGAGGGGATGTAGTTCTTGTTGAGCGGCTGGACCTCGATGGAGTCGTCGTCCTGCTCCTGCACGAACCAGAAGGTCTTCTGGATGGTGCGGCGGCTGGTGGCCCCGGTGCCGAACTTGACCACGGACTGGGTGGAGAAGACGCCCTTGATCTCCTCGCGCCGCGAGGCGGCCTGCGGGGCCTTGTCCTCGGGGGCGGCGGAGCCGGTCGGGTCGGGTGAGTAGCGCATGTCCATGCAGTGTGCTCCTGGTCCGCTGCGTCGGCTTCAGCTCCCGGGGGAGGTGCGGCGCATGTCCTCGATGACCGCCGTCGCTGCGGCGGCCGGGTCCGCGGCCCTGGTTATGGGCCTGCCCACGACCAGGAAGTCCGCGCCCGCGGCCACGGCCTGGCCTGGCGTGGCCGTGCGGCGCTGGTCGTCGTTCGCCGCCGCGAGGCGGATGCCCGGGGTGAGGCAAAGAAAATTCGGGCCGTTCGCGGCCTTCACTGCGCCCGCCTCGTGCGGCGAGCAGACCACCCCGTCCATGCCATTGTCGAAGGCTTTCCCCGCGAGGTCAAGGGCCATGGCCGAGGGCGGCTTGACATATATCCCGTCCGTGTCCTCGGCGGCGAGGCTCGTGAGCATGGTCACGGCCATGAGCAGGGGGGCGTTCGCGCGCGGAAGCGTCGCGCGGGCCTCGGCCGCGGCCTGGAGCATGCGCGCGCCGCCCGAGGCGTGCAGGGTGACCATGTCCGCGCCGGTCGCGGCCACGGACAGCACCGCACCGCGCACGGTGTTCGGGATGTCGTGAAGCTTCAGGTCGCAGAAGACCTTGAAGCCCATCTCCTTGAAGCGCGCGATGATCCCGGGCCCCTCGGCCACGAAGAGTTCGAGCCCCACCTTGACCCAGGGGACCGTGCCCGCGAGGCTTTTCGCCAGCGCCACGGCCTCCTCGGCCTTCGGAAAGTCCAGGGCGACCACGAGCTCAGCGTTCGGGACGCGGCTCACGACGCCCCCTCCCATTGCGCCAGCAGGCGGGAAACCTGGCCGGGATCGGCGCTTGGGACCAGGGTGCGGGCAAGATACACGGCGCGCAGCGAGTCGTAGGCCTTCTCGAGGTCGTCGTTGACGATCCAGTAGTCGAACATGTCGGCGGCGGCCAGCTCGCCCGCGGCATTCCTCATGCGCTTGGCGATGGTCGCCTCGTCGTCCGTGCCGCGGCCGCGAAGGCGCGCCTCGAGCGAGGCCCGCGACGGCGGCAGGAGCATCGCGAAGCAGGCCCCGGGCAGGCTCTCCTTGAGCTGGCGGGCGCCCTGCACGTCGATGTCGAAGAGCACGTCGAAGCCCTGCTCGGCCAGGCCCCGCGTGAATTCGAGGGGAGTGCCGTAGCAGTTGCCGTGGACCTCGGCCCACTCGGCGAAGAATCCCTGGCCCGCAAGGCGCATGAACTCGTCCTTGTCGGTGAAGAAGTAGTCCTTGCCGTGCACCTCGCCCTCTCGCGGGGCGCGCGTGGTGTAGGAGACGGAGAAGCGGACGGAGGGGAATTCCCGGGTCAGGCGGCGCACCAGCGTGCTCTTGCCCGTTCCCGAGGGGGCGCACAGGACGTAGAACTGACCGATTCGGCTCACGCGTCCTCCTCCTCGGGCTGGCCGAAGCGCTGGCCCACGGTTTCCGCCTGGATGGCCGAGAGGACCACGTGGCCCGAGTCGGTGATGACTATGGAGCGCGTCTTGCGCCCCTGGGTGGCGTCGATGAGGCGCCCCTCGGTCTTCGCGTCCTCGCGCAGGCGTTTCATGGGGGAGGACGTCGGCGTGACGATGGCCACCACGCGCGAGGCGACCACGAAGTTGCCGAATCCGATGTTCAGCAGTCCCTGTTTCTGCATCACCAGCTCCTGATTCTATTCATCCGCCATCATTCGATATTCTGTATCTGCTCGCGGCATTTTTCAAGTTCGGCCTTGAAGTCGACCACGAGCTGCGAGATCTCGGCGTCCTGGGCCTTGTTGCCGCAGGTGTTGATCTCGCGGAACGACTCCTGGACCAGGAAATCGAGACGCTTGCCCATCTCTCCGCCCTTGGCCAGGACCTGGCCGATGCGTGTGAGGTGCGTGGCGAGCCTGGTCATCTCCTCGGAGACGTCGAGGCGGTCGGCGGCCACGGCGGCCTCCTGCAGCAGGCGGTCCTCGGACACGGCCGCGCCGCTGCCGTTCAGGAGCTGGGCCAGCCGTTCGCGCATCACGGCCATCTTCTCGGCGGGCAGGGCGGGCGTGCGCTCGGCGATGCGGTCGCGCAGCCCGCGAAGCGTCTCAAGGCGCGCGGTGATGTCCGCGCGCAGGGCTTCGCCCTCCTGGGCGCGGGTGCGATCCCAGGCGACGAGGGCCTCGCCCAGGGCCTTGGCCACGGTCCCGGCCAGGGCCTCGTCGGGCTCCTCCAGCGGCTCCTGCCACAGGGCCTGGACGGTCAGCAGGCGGCCGACGTCGGGCGTGAATTCCAGTCCGCGGGAGGCGGCGAACTCGGCCAGCCTGTCGAGCATGGCCCCGGCCTGGGGAGCGTTGAAGGCCAGGCCCGCGCTCGCGCCGCCCGTGAAGCGCA from Desulfovibrio sp. X2 harbors:
- a CDS encoding AI-2E family transporter is translated as MKRLRELLVKSKKAEAFYAWFPLILLLVGLWLIYGIFSPFLDTIIFAIVLAAIFKPLYNRVLPRLGGRETIAALLVALLIAVCILVPAVVFFGGMIGQGREAVTEITTWLKTHDLKTLIQNEAASAWLARLQAAVPFVDLSQYDIPARLLGITQAFGQRLLSLSTMFLGNAVVFLIHFALMIFFLFYLLKDGRAWLDKLVSLVPMRNEQVEAVFLRLRKVGKAVLVGGLLVALLQGLVGGVGLALVGVPGLFWGTMVAFSSLIPVVGTGLIWVPMAIWLLLIGRWEACVFLSAWYLILVTHIDTFLRPYFMRGSSQMPVLFIFLAVIGGVNAYGPRGILYGPLILSFATAMIRIYGQEYAHVLSSDERLRSMACESEHNVHSPLQDPGSRPTEEKISWEEAAKKSGGENDSDTSAKGPSSDS
- the recJ gene encoding single-stranded-DNA-specific exonuclease RecJ, coding for MLPSKRWKFRDAPPPAPAEDLSVAAQLGVSPFLVRLLRSRGLPTADAMDVFLNPGLRHLSPPESYPGMTEAAKVLAQGLGEGRTLCVWGDYDVDGVTSTALVLEFLRARGIAARHHIPDRRTEGYGLNTENIERLAAEGVGLLLTVDCGISAEAEVARARELGMTVVVSDHHLPPETLPEADAVCDPRLCDCPCAHLAGVGVAFLLMAALNRLLPGEPADMRELLDLVALGTLADIVELSPQNRILVKNGLLVLKDAKRPGIFALKEAAGFNPTATLDAGQVVFGLAPRINAAGRLGQAGDALALLLARDKAEARPLAQKLDVMNRERRSEEEDIFEAAYAQAGGLAHRPALVVAGEDWHPGVIGIVASRLADRFYKPTLVLTREDDAFKGSGRSIQEFDLHRGLSDCAELLSHFGGHRQAAGLHLPMERLDALRDAFDAAVVGQIGTAPLQPGLTLDAMLPFSEITHTLLRELAMLEPLGPGNPEPVFASERVVVEGYDLFGRDRSHVKLLLREPTSGLAMRAKAWRMAPILPRSISGKEVRVAFVPRIDTWSGVPTIEVHLKDLRPD
- a CDS encoding HDOD domain-containing protein, which encodes MSLERGQQFLRQLAGVHHDLPFSPKILQRLFSQTGQESTASLHDIAETIAPDQGLTTRLLAVANSAFYGLQSQVTSVHRAATVLGIKDIRNIVMAVGVHGMLKGYTLPEELDLLAYWRHQLTVGQTAFQLAAEAGRPERDNLFTAGLLHDLGKLIVAMHAPGDWLAIERLRQERGIPYRKAEDAYWGLEHGVVGALVLKSWDLPPDLHEPINWHHSPLAAPDYRQQALFLCLADMLVNLESGGEPVPEKAADALSEHLGLPFDRSQELARDAAADEGIDQFISEVMH
- a CDS encoding lipopolysaccharide assembly protein LapB; the encoded protein is MDMRYSPDPTGSAAPEDKAPQAASRREEIKGVFSTQSVVKFGTGATSRRTIQKTFWFVQEQDDDSIEVQPLNKNYIPSGPKRQVPKEEFLQKFSPEPEFYVSTVFPKMQELSGTISRGEKHRESGELYSAEFEFSHALKVDEENVRANFGLGLTYMDRGEKNKANDIFERLVKLDAAFGSEHKHLFNDFGINLRKSQMYDQAVQYYRRAIELTQEDDHLWINIARAYYEKGDMKSCADHLRRALEMNPGSDDARQFWNFLVRRGYISDSGEVKERARDKGADKGRGRAKAAPKADGPKAAMDKGGPAAESGADTAESGGKASGSMTLNLPKF
- the pyrF gene encoding orotidine-5'-phosphate decarboxylase, with product MSRVPNAELVVALDFPKAEEAVALAKSLAGTVPWVKVGLELFVAEGPGIIARFKEMGFKVFCDLKLHDIPNTVRGAVLSVAATGADMVTLHASGGARMLQAAAEARATLPRANAPLLMAVTMLTSLAAEDTDGIYVKPPSAMALDLAGKAFDNGMDGVVCSPHEAGAVKAANGPNFLCLTPGIRLAAANDDQRRTATPGQAVAAGADFLVVGRPITRAADPAAAATAVIEDMRRTSPGS
- the gmk gene encoding guanylate kinase, yielding MSRIGQFYVLCAPSGTGKSTLVRRLTREFPSVRFSVSYTTRAPREGEVHGKDYFFTDKDEFMRLAGQGFFAEWAEVHGNCYGTPLEFTRGLAEQGFDVLFDIDVQGARQLKESLPGACFAMLLPPSRASLEARLRGRGTDDEATIAKRMRNAAGELAAADMFDYWIVNDDLEKAYDSLRAVYLARTLVPSADPGQVSRLLAQWEGAS
- a CDS encoding DUF370 domain-containing protein; its protein translation is MQKQGLLNIGFGNFVVASRVVAIVTPTSSPMKRLREDAKTEGRLIDATQGRKTRSIVITDSGHVVLSAIQAETVGQRFGQPEEEDA
- a CDS encoding YicC/YloC family endoribonuclease, whose translation is MVKSMTGFGRAEISAEAFTATWEIKSVNSRFLDMKWRAPNFLRSLEGEWEKILRGVAGRGRVELYCNVRFTGGASAGLAFNAPQAGAMLDRLAEFAASRGLEFTPDVGRLLTVQALWQEPLEEPDEALAGTVAKALGEALVAWDRTRAQEGEALRADITARLETLRGLRDRIAERTPALPAEKMAVMRERLAQLLNGSGAAVSEDRLLQEAAVAADRLDVSEEMTRLATHLTRIGQVLAKGGEMGKRLDFLVQESFREINTCGNKAQDAEISQLVVDFKAELEKCREQIQNIE